TCCTCAGCGCACGGGCGGTTCAGCGCAGGGGCCACGGCCAGAACCTCGGCACGGTCATCATGCTGCGTGATCGAACTCAGTTGCAGTCCCTCACACGCCAGCTGCAGGCGGTCAGCGCAATGACCACTGCCCTGCGCGCGCAGCGGCATGAATTCGCCAATCGGCTGCACACGGTATCCGGACTGCTGGGCATCGGTGATTACCGCCAGGCTGAAGAGTATGTTGGTGGGATTCTCGCCACCGGCCCGCTGAAGTATCCGGTGGAGCAGGCGGAGCTGCTCGAGGACCCGTACCTGCAGGCTTTCATCGGAGCGAAAAGTGTTGAAGCGGCCGAACGCGGCGTCCACCTGCGGATCGGGCCGGAAACCCTCATGCGTGGAAGGGTCTCGGAGGCGCACGATGTCACTACGGTAATTGGCAACCTTATCGATAACGCCATCCATGCCGCGGTGCACGGCCGTAACACCGAACGCTGGGTAGAAGTGGAGGTGCTGGATGAATTGACGGACGTCGGTGGCACCCTCCACTTGGTGGTGGCGGACTCCGGAGACGGTACGGATGAAGCGACCCGGATTTTTACCGCAGGTTTCTCGACAGCCTCGGTAACGCCGCTCACTACTCACGGGCAGGGGGTGGGCTTGCCGCTGTGCCGACAGATCGCCCGTGACCGTGGCGGAGAAGTATGGCTTGCCGAAAAGGGGCGCACAGGCGGGCCGGGTGCTGTGTTCTGTGCTCGGCTACCAGGTACAGTGCAACGGCGGGAGGTTGCATCGGAGGAGACCAACACTGGACTGGATGGGAGGACCACATGAGCAAGGATCTGCAGGTACTCATTGTCGATGATGACTTTCATGTGGCCAAGCTCCATGCCGCGTACGTGAATTCAGTACCTGGATTCAAGGCGTTGACCCCAGTCGGCACCGCCGATTTGGCGCTACGGGCTGTCGGCACGCAACATCCTGATCTGGTGTTGTTGGACGTGTATCTTCCGGATGCGCTGGGTCTGGACCTTTTGCGGACGTTGGACACGGACGTCCTCATCCTCAGCGCCGCGGCGGAGGCAGTTTCCGTGCGCCAGGCGATACGCCGTGGGGCTATCGGGTATCTGATCAAGCCCTTTGCCGCCGAGCAATTAACGCAGCGGCTGCGAGCCTACGCCCGCTATCACCGTCTGCTGTCAGGAAGTCAGACCGTTGATCAGGACACTATAGAACGCGCCATCCGGACCCTAAATCCGGCCATGGGACCTGGCTTCAGCCGAGGCCGTTCTGCTACAGAGACGGCAGTGCTGGAGGCCCTGCAACCAGGCCAGCAATACTCAACTATTGCTGTGGCCAGGCAGATCGGTGTTTCCCGTGCCACAGCGCAGCGATACCTCTCCGCGCTCGTGGAAGACGGCACTGCTGAGATCCAGCTCAGGTATGGCAACACCGGGCGTCCCGAACACCGCTATGCCCGGGCTGAATATAGGCGCTGAGACGATGAGGAATGCAGACAGCAAATCCGGTCAACGCCAGCGGTTTCCCATGGGTTGCCCGGGGGAGAAGGAAGCCGCAGCAACAGCTACGGAGAGGCATTGCCGGTTTCCGAGTCGTGGCGTCCCATTGGAATCACCCTAGGTCCCTCAGCCCTGTTGTCACGCTTCCGCATGTCAGAAATGTCAGGTCGGCATCCGTGCCTGAATCACCTCATGACGGGGCCAACTCGCACGGAGACCGGCAGACGTGGCAAACTAGGTTACCGTGCGCGGGGCTCGGCTCCGCGGACAGTCCGCCCTGGTGTAATGGCAGCACCCCAGCCTTTGGAGCTGTGGAGTATAGGTTCGAATCCTATGGGCGGAACGCGTTCGGGAACACAGGGGCGGCACCATCGACAGGTAATATTGCCGGTGTCGGGTTTCCCGGCGGACTCCGGAAGTAAACCGGTCCAACTTAGGCAGGAGTGCCCCTTAGTGAGCGATCAGAATCCAGACGCACGCACCGAGCCAACCGGAAGTACCCACGCACCGCCGTGCGTGATCGTCCTGGCAGCCGGTGCAGGTACCCGGATGAAGTCGCGTACCCCCAAGGTTCTGCACGCCATTGGCGGCACCTCCATGGTCGGCCACGCGTTGAATGCGGCGTACGGGCTGGGCCCCCGGGCAGTAGCCGCCGTCGTCCGCCACGAACGGGATCTGGTCGCCGGTCATATCGAGTCCATGGACAAACGCACCATCATCGTGGACCAGGACGCGGTCCCTGGAACGGGTCGGGCAGTGCAGCAGGGGCTGGAATCACTCGACGGTGAGTCGGAAATTTCCGGAACCGTTGTCGTGACCTATGGGGATGTTCCCTTGCTCACCGCGCGCACGTTGAAGGATCTCGTTGACCATCATGAAGCGGGGCGGAACGCGGTCACGGTTCTCACGGCGGTTTTGGCGGACGCTACCGGCTATGGTCGGGTGCTGCGTGGTGAAGACGGCAACGTCGTCGCCATCCGCGAGCACAAGGACGCAACCGAGCAGGAACTCTCAGTCCGGGAAGTGAACTCTGGCATCTATGCCTTTGACGCTGCTGTTCTGCGTTCCTCTCTCCGGGAAGTAACCGCAGAAAACACGCAGGGGGAGATGTACCTGACAGATGTTGTTGAGATCGTACGTGGGCACGGCGGTCGTGTAGCCGCGTTTGTCATCGAGGATCGTTGGCAGGTTGAGGGGGCCAACGACCGCGTTCAACTTTCCGCTCTTGGACGGGAACTCAACCAGCGCGTGACCGAAGGCTGGATGCGTGCCGGCGTCACCATTGTGGATCCTGCCACCACCTGGATTGATGTCTCTGTTGACTTGGCGGAGGATGTGACACTGCTTCCGGGTACGCAGCTTCATGGCGCCACCGTAGTGCAGCCACATGCCGTCATTGGCCCCGACACCACCTTGACTGATGTGGAGGTTGGTCCAGGTGCTCAGGTGGTGCGCACTCAGGGCTCAGGCGCCCGCATCGGCGCAGGAGCGACGGTAGGGCCCTTCACGTATCTGAGACCGGGAACGGACCTCGGGGCGGACGGAAAAATAGGCGCGTTCTACGAAACGAAGAACGTTCGGATTGGTCGAGGCTCCAAACTCTCCCACCTTGGTTATGCTGGCGACGCCGACATCGGCGAATACTCGAACATCGGTTGCGGAAACATCACGGCCAACTACGACGGCGTCAACAAGCACCGCACGGTCATTGGGTCACATGTCAGAACCGGTTCCAATACCGTCTTCACCGCTCCCGTTTCCATTGGCGACGGCGCGTACACCGGTGCTGGAGCCATCATCCGCAGAGACGTCCCCCCTGGAGCGCTGGCACTGAGCATTGCTCCACAGCGCAACGCCGAGGGGTGGACTTTGGCAAAGCGTGCAGGCACGGCGGCTGCTGATGCAGCGGCCGCCGCACCGTCGAACAAGCCAAAACACACCGAATCCACGCAAGAAAGCGACCATTCATGAGCAGCGAAATTACCATCCAGGGCGAAAAGAAGCTGGTCCTCGCGGCGGGACGGGCACACCCCGAGCTCGCAGACGAGATCTCACGGGCACTCGATCTGGATCTGCTCCCCATCTCTGCTTACGATTTCGCCAATGGTGAGATCTACGTTCGCTCGAACGAAAGCGTTCGTGGTACCGATGTTTTCGTCATTCAGGCTCACCCGGCACCTTTGAATAACTGGCTGATGGAACAGCTGATCATGATCGATTCACTGAAGCGGGCTTCCGCCAAACGGATCACTGTGGTTTCACCGTTCTACCCCTACGCCCGCCAAGATAAGAAGGGCCGTGGACGGGAACCGATTTCTGCCCGGCTGATCGCGGATCTTTACAAGACTGCCGGCGCGGATCGCATCATGTCGGTGGACTTACATACCTCGCAGATTCAGGGCTTTTTTGACGGTCCGGTGGATCACTTGATGGCCATCCCGTTGCTGGCCGACTATATCCGTGGCCGGGTAGACGTGGCTAACGTGACCGTCGTTTCACCGGATACTGGTCGTGTCCGAGTCGCGGAGCAGTGGGCGGATCGCCTCGGTGGTGCTCCGTTGGCGTTCGTTCACAAGAGCCGGGACCTCACGGTTCCGAATCAGGCAGTTTCGAAAACCGTGGTCGGTCAGGTGGAGGGCCGTACGTGTGTGCTCATCGACGACATGATCGATACCGGTGGGACTATCTCCGGAGCTGTGCAGGTACTAAAGAACGCCGGCGCCAAGGACGTCATCATTGCCGCCACCCACGCCGTGTTCTCTGATCCAGCGGCACGCCGCCTGGCCGAGTCGGGAGCACGAGAGATCGTGGTGACCAACACGCTGCCCATCCCTACCGAGAAGCGGTTTCCACAGCTTACGGTGCTGTCCATCGCTCCGTTGATTGCTCGCGCCATCCGCGAAGTGTTCGACGACGGTTCGGTGACCAGCCTGTTCGACGGCAACGCGTCCTGAGGTCGCTGGAGGTCAGCGCCTGCTGGTAGAGTGGTTGGCGATGCCTAGGCGAGGGAGGCTCGGGAAACCGACCCACTCCGTTATCGACGGTGGCAAATGCATGGTTTCTTCACGGGCTCCTGCGCCATTGTTCCGGCAACAATTACCGAGACGGCAGTCAGGGACGGCCGTCACATGGATCAAGGAAACCAGGAGTCAACATGGCTGAGCAGAAGCTCGTCGGCGAACTACGCACAGAATTCGGCAAGGGCCCAGCCCGGCAGGCACGCCGCGCAGAGAAAATCCCCGCAGTGATCTACGGCCACGGAGCAGAAGCTCTGCACGTGTTGCTGCCCGGCAAAGTAACAACGCTGGCGGTTCGTAAGTCAAACGCGCTGCTGTCGATCAGCATTGATGGTGAAGAGCACCTTGCCTTGGTCAAGGACGCTCAGCGGAACCCCGTGAGCCAGATTGTGGAGCACATTGACCTGCTTACCGTTCGCCGCGGAGAAAAGGTTCAGGTTGAGGTTTCTGTCCATATTGAAGGCGAAGTAAAGCCTGGGGCAGTTATGAACCTTGAAGTTTCCACGGTTCTCGTGGAGGCAGAAGCCACCCACCTTCCGAACCAGCTGACCGTCACGGTCACTGGCCACGACGTCGGAGACCACGTATACGCCTCGGACGTCATCCTTCCGGCCAACGTGGAGATGCTCACGGACCCCGAGACACTGGTTGTCAACGTCTCATCACCGGTTGTCGAGGACCTCGGCGGAACTGAATCGGCTACCGGAGAGGCAGAGGGTGCTGAAGGTGGGGCTGCTCAGCCTGCTGCGGCAGAGTAGGCAGTCGCCACCGATGGCAGAGAATGCCTGGCTTGTAGCCGGGCTCGGTAACCCCGGGCCCGGCTACAGCCGTAACCGGCACAATGTCGGTCACATGGTGGTGGACGAACTTGCGCGTCGGGTTGGCGGGAAATTCAAGGTGCACAAGGCTCGCGCTGAGGTTGTCGAGGGCAGGTTGGGTATTGGTGGGCCCCGTCTGGTCCTGGCCAAGCCCTCTACCTTCATGAACGTCTCGGGTGGCCCGGTTTCCGCCCTTGCTCGGCTCTTCGGAATACCGCTGGAACGCATTATCGTTATTCACGACGAAATCGACATTCCGTTCAATACGATCAAGCTCAAACGTGGCGGTGGCGAAGGTGGTCACAACGGCCTGCGGGACATCAGCAAGGCCGTGGGCAGCCGGGACTATCTGAGGGTTCGCGTGGGAGTTGGGCGTCCCCCCGGACGCATGGAAACCTCCGATTATGTGCTGAAGGATTTCGGCACCGTGGAGAAGAAGGACCTTCCGATGCTGCTCTCCGATGCCGCAGACGCAGCCGAACTGTTGGTCACGGCAACGTTGGAGGAGACGCAGCAACGGTTCCATTCCATAGGATAGAATCTATCTCAGCCATAGTGGCCCCAAAGACCGGGGTCGACGTTGGGCGGCCTCTGAGACTGGGCCACCCCCATCCCAACGTCGACCTCTTTTTTTGTGCGCTCTGACGGTTCGTCGAAATAGCTAAGAGGACGTTTCAAGAGGTAACGATTAGATAACAAACCCACTATATGTTAGCGCCGCGACGTACCCTCTGGATAGCAAGTCGTCTATGGGGGGACGAATTTTTAGCTTCTTCTGTACATCCACCTGATCCGTCCGATCAGACGTGCGGCGAGGCTACTACTGGGGCGGGTAATGGTGCTTGGCGTGTGGCCTCTGGGAGGCCGAGACAACTTGGTACGACAGATGCGTAATAGTCTGGAACCCTCCGATGGTCACGGGGTCCTTCTGACTGGCACCGCGGGTATCGGAAAATCCGCACTCGCCCGTCGAGTCCTCCAGGATCTGCAGGACACCGCCCACGTCGTCCATATTCGAGCGTCGGCGTCACTACACCAAACGCCACTCGGCGCACTCAACTTGTTGCGGTCACATCTGGACCCGCGCTTGGCGGAGAACCCACTCCTGGTGGTCTCGGCACTTGAGGGCCTCCTCGCATCGACAACTGAAAAACCAGTCATCCTGCTCGTGGACAATGCCGAGGAGCTCGACGCAATGTCGGCGTCTGTTCTTGCACAACTTGCCTGTGTTCCGTTCGTGAAGCTGGTGGTCGTTTGTCAGTCATTGTCGCGGGCACCACAAGAGTTCTGTGGACTGTGGCAGGACGGTCAGCTGACACGCATCGAGGTTCCACCGCTGACGTTTGATGAAATGCGGCAATTACTCTCGATCGTTCTCGATGCCCGGATTGCTGCCTCAGCGGCACACTTCCTCTGGTCCAGTAGCAACGGGCATCCCCAATACG
This region of Arthrobacter roseus genomic DNA includes:
- a CDS encoding response regulator, whose protein sequence is MSKDLQVLIVDDDFHVAKLHAAYVNSVPGFKALTPVGTADLALRAVGTQHPDLVLLDVYLPDALGLDLLRTLDTDVLILSAAAEAVSVRQAIRRGAIGYLIKPFAAEQLTQRLRAYARYHRLLSGSQTVDQDTIERAIRTLNPAMGPGFSRGRSATETAVLEALQPGQQYSTIAVARQIGVSRATAQRYLSALVEDGTAEIQLRYGNTGRPEHRYARAEYRR
- the glmU gene encoding bifunctional UDP-N-acetylglucosamine diphosphorylase/glucosamine-1-phosphate N-acetyltransferase GlmU, with protein sequence MSDQNPDARTEPTGSTHAPPCVIVLAAGAGTRMKSRTPKVLHAIGGTSMVGHALNAAYGLGPRAVAAVVRHERDLVAGHIESMDKRTIIVDQDAVPGTGRAVQQGLESLDGESEISGTVVVTYGDVPLLTARTLKDLVDHHEAGRNAVTVLTAVLADATGYGRVLRGEDGNVVAIREHKDATEQELSVREVNSGIYAFDAAVLRSSLREVTAENTQGEMYLTDVVEIVRGHGGRVAAFVIEDRWQVEGANDRVQLSALGRELNQRVTEGWMRAGVTIVDPATTWIDVSVDLAEDVTLLPGTQLHGATVVQPHAVIGPDTTLTDVEVGPGAQVVRTQGSGARIGAGATVGPFTYLRPGTDLGADGKIGAFYETKNVRIGRGSKLSHLGYAGDADIGEYSNIGCGNITANYDGVNKHRTVIGSHVRTGSNTVFTAPVSIGDGAYTGAGAIIRRDVPPGALALSIAPQRNAEGWTLAKRAGTAAADAAAAAPSNKPKHTESTQESDHS
- a CDS encoding ribose-phosphate diphosphokinase codes for the protein MSSEITIQGEKKLVLAAGRAHPELADEISRALDLDLLPISAYDFANGEIYVRSNESVRGTDVFVIQAHPAPLNNWLMEQLIMIDSLKRASAKRITVVSPFYPYARQDKKGRGREPISARLIADLYKTAGADRIMSVDLHTSQIQGFFDGPVDHLMAIPLLADYIRGRVDVANVTVVSPDTGRVRVAEQWADRLGGAPLAFVHKSRDLTVPNQAVSKTVVGQVEGRTCVLIDDMIDTGGTISGAVQVLKNAGAKDVIIAATHAVFSDPAARRLAESGAREIVVTNTLPIPTEKRFPQLTVLSIAPLIARAIREVFDDGSVTSLFDGNAS
- a CDS encoding 50S ribosomal protein L25/general stress protein Ctc — translated: MAEQKLVGELRTEFGKGPARQARRAEKIPAVIYGHGAEALHVLLPGKVTTLAVRKSNALLSISIDGEEHLALVKDAQRNPVSQIVEHIDLLTVRRGEKVQVEVSVHIEGEVKPGAVMNLEVSTVLVEAEATHLPNQLTVTVTGHDVGDHVYASDVILPANVEMLTDPETLVVNVSSPVVEDLGGTESATGEAEGAEGGAAQPAAAE
- the pth gene encoding aminoacyl-tRNA hydrolase gives rise to the protein MAENAWLVAGLGNPGPGYSRNRHNVGHMVVDELARRVGGKFKVHKARAEVVEGRLGIGGPRLVLAKPSTFMNVSGGPVSALARLFGIPLERIIVIHDEIDIPFNTIKLKRGGGEGGHNGLRDISKAVGSRDYLRVRVGVGRPPGRMETSDYVLKDFGTVEKKDLPMLLSDAADAAELLVTATLEETQQRFHSIG